CTCATTGGGCCTGAAGGTGGTTTAAGTGAAGCTGAAATTACAACAGCCAATGAGTACGGTTTTATTAACTGGTGTATTGGTGAGCGTGTATTGCGTACAGAGACAGCACCAGTCGTCGCTTTGTCAATCCTAAACCACAATTTAGTGATTTAAATCACATAAACAGCCGAGTCACCCTTTTGTTCTGTTAATATATTGATTATTATGTACAACAATATTACCCTTGACTTATATCAAAATATAAATTGATTGTGTTTTACACAATATATTTAAATTTGAAAAAGACACAACACAATGCCATTGGGTCATAACAAAAATAAGGTTTCGTGATTCATGCCAGATATTTCTACAGAAAATCTTGATCGGCACTTGCAGACTGCGCAAATATCGCATTCCATTAGCCATCTTCGTTTCCTCATCAGTAGTTTACTGATTCTAAATTTTTATATTTTCTGTGCCTATCACTATAATTTTTCACAAAATTCCTTCTATTTTAACCTATGGTTTTTTGTTTCTGAGTTTATCCTCAGTATCTTTTGGCTCGTGAATACCTTGTATTTCAACCCGAAAAATCATTCTGCCAAACATGCACACCGCTGGATTCAAGGCATCTGTTTAAGTATTGGTATTTTGGTTGCAGCAGGCGTCGTTTGTATCTATTACTATTTACCCAGCCTATCTGGCAATTTTAACTATACAAATGCCCTACTCTTGTCTGCACTTTTAGTGATCGTCACACAGACCGTTTGCCTTACCTATTTAACGCAGCGCATTAGTTATTTTTGTTTGGTTTTTATTCCGTCCATTACCCCTTATGTCCTCTCTCAATTTATCAACTTCGATGCCAATCACACTCTTTTTCACCTCACTGTAAACTTTATTCTGATTGTGATTTTGCTTTGTGCCAATGCCACTAACCGTATTAATCAGCATTTATCCCGTCTCTCAATTAAAAATCGAGAGTTGAAAAAAGAAGCTGAAAAACAAGTCGCTTGGACCGATGATTTATGCAAACAACTACAAAATGAAGTGAATAAATCCAAAGAAATTGAACAACAGTTACAACTGAATAATCAATTGCTTGAACAAAAAGTACGTGAACGAACCTTTGATGTAAATCAAATCAACAAAGACTTAAAGAACAAACAAGAAAACCTATCGCTTGCCCATGAAATTTCAGGTATCCGTCCTTGGGATTGGAATATTAAAGATCGACTCATTTCCTTGACCAATCACAAACAAGAAAAAGTACTTAAAAACTCTACACAGCATCAACTTCAGCTTCAATACCTGATTCATCCAAATGATATTGCAACGTTTAAATCTGCAATGAAAAGTCATTTGCGGGGCCATTCAGACCGTTATGAAGCCACTTACCGTGTGCAGCATAACAACGGGAAATGGTACTGGGTACATGACACAGGACGCGTCATCGCTCGCGATCCAATCACCCAAAAACCGTTACAAATGGTCGGTATTCGACGTGACATTCAACATGAAAAAAGCAACCAAGAACGTCTGCGACTAGCAGCGAGCGTACTTGAACAAGCTGAACAAGGGATTTTCATCTTAGATGAAGACCTGCGTTATATCGACGTAAATCCGTTCTTTGAACGTTTGGCAGGCTTTGAAGCTGCACAAATCAATGGCAAACATTTGTTTGATATTGTGGCAAACTATAAGTCACATCAACGCACCACACATAGCCAAATCATTGGCCAACTCCTTAAAAAAGGTGAATACGATGGTGAACTTAATGAAAAGTTTCTGTCGGGCAAAGAGTTGTGTATTTGGATGCATCTGAATGCCGTTACCGATGAGCAAGATCATGTCACGCATTATATTGGTATCGTGTCCGATTTAACCGAACGTAAACTACAAGAACAGCGTCTTTCTTATTTAGAAAACTACGATACGCTGACTGACTTACCTAACCGTTTTTACTATAACTATCAGCTTCATCAATATTTGGTTTCTCAACAAGACAGCCTTAAACAACTGGCGATTATTCGTCTCAATATTGACCGTTTCCGTCCATTGAATGAATTCTTAAGCAATAATGGAGGCGATGAGCTGCTGCGTCAAGTTGCCCAGCGCCTTCGTTTGACCAATGCTGAAGCCCTGATGGTGGCTCACTTGAATGGTGATGATTTTGCAATTGTATATGAGGTCTCTCATATTCGCCCCTCAGTTCAGGAACATATCGATCGCATTAATAAAGCCTTCAGTCTGCCTTTTGATATTTTTGGTCAGGAACACATTATTACGCTTTCAATGGGGATTTCGCAGTACCCTGAACATGGTCGTCAACTGGACTATTTAAACAATTGTGCAGAACAAGCACTGAGTGAAGCAAAACGCTTAGGTGGAAATGCCACGAAGTTCTACAGTCTGAGCAATACCGTTGCATTAGAAGAAGGGATTTATTTAGAACGTGATTTAAGACTAGCGATACAAAACAATGAGTTAGTGGTTTATTACCAACCCAAAATCAACTTTCACAATCAGAAAATTTATGGTTTTGAGGCATTGGTACGCTGGAATCATCCAACTAAGGGCATCGTACCGCCAGGTCTATTTATTCCTATGGCAGAAAAAACCAGTTTGATTTCAGACATCGGTCGAATTGTGATTTTACAAACCGCGAAGCAAATCAAAGAATGGAATAAGTTAGGTTTTGATAATATCTGTGTCTCGGTCAATGTGGTTGCCCAACAACTACAACGTGGACAGCTTTTAAAGGACCTAGATGAAGCCCTTGATCGATACAAAATTAGTGGCAGCAGCCTCGAATTAGAAATTACAGAATCCACTTTGGTTGAAAATTCGGAAACGGTAAAAAATCTCCTTGAAACCATCAAGTCACGTGGCATTCATATTTCTTTAGACGACTTTGGCACAGGTTATTCCTCGCTATCTTACCTCACGGACTTCCCAATCGATACTTTAAAAATTGATCGAAGCTTCATTTCAAAAATTGGGCACTGCAAACAAGAAGCTATTGTGAGCGCCATGATTGCTATGGGAAAAGCCATGGGTATGACCGTGGTGGCGGAAGGAATCGAGACCGAACAACAACTGAGTTACCTACAAAACTTAGAATGTGATATCGCGCAAGGTTATTTATTTTCCAAACCTCTTCCACAGCTCGATGCTACCCAATACTTAAGAGATCATCTAGATACGCCCTCTTATACATACTTAATATAAATCAGACTGTTTTAGCTCTAAGTTTGCCTTAAAAAGAACCAGCTATCACTGGGATATACCAGCAACTAATGGTATATTCGGTCTTGTCTACTAAAAAACCACCAGCTCCGCTGGCTAACCCACGCTACAAAGAGATTCAGATGGACGATCAATCATTAAAACAGCAAGCTTTGTATTATCACGAATTTCCAACTCCAGGGAAAATCAGCGTTACACCAAGCAAGCAGCTGGTCAACCAACGTGACTTAGCTTTAGCTTATTCACCAGGTGTTGCTGCACCATGTTTAGAGATTGAACGCGACCCGTCTACTGCGGCGCTTTACACAGCGCGTGGTAACTTAGTTGCTGTGGTCAGTAACGGTACAGCCGTACTTGGCCTTGGTAACATTGGTCCTTTAGCGTCTAAACCTGTTATGGAAGGTAAAGGCGTACTGTTTAAAAAATTCGCTGGTGTTGACGTTTTTGACATCGAAATTGCAGAAAATGATCCTGACAAAATCGTGGACATTGTTGCTGCATTAGAACCGACTTTTGGTGGTATCAACCTTGAAGACATCAAGGCACCAGAGTGTTTCTATATCGAGCAAAAACTACGTGAACGCATGAACATTCCTGTGTTCCACGACGACCAACATGGTACTTCTATTATTGTCGGTTCTGCTTTGCTAAACGCGTTACAGTTAAATGGCAAAAAAATTGAGGAAATCAAGATTGTTGCTTCAGGCGCAGGCGCTGCTGCATTGTCTTGTTTAGATCTTCTTTGTGCAATTGGTGCGAAGAAAGAAAATATTATTGTAGCTGACTCTCGCGGTCTGCTCACTACGAAACGTGAAGGCTTAGACGAGTCTAAAAAGCGTTATGTACAAGACATCGACGGCACTCAACTGGCTGACGTGATTGCAGACGCGGACATGTTCCTTGGGTTATCTGCTGCGGGTATCTTAACCAAAGAAATGGTTAAGCTAATGGCAAAAGATCCAATTATCTTTGCACTTGCAAACCCAGATCCAGAAATCCTACCTGAACATGCTCACGAAGTTCGTGATGATGTCATCATGGCAACAGGTCGTTCAGACTATCCAAACCAAGTAAACAACGCACTTTGCTTCCCTTACATTTTCCGTGGTGCCCTTGATGTAGGTGCAACGACGATTAATGAAGAGATGAAAATCGCGTGTGTATATGCGATTGCGCGTATGGCACACATTGAAGCAGATGCAGCATCTTATGGTGAAAAATCAGCATCATTTGGTCGTGACTACCTTATTCCACGCCCACTCGATCAACGTCTGATTTTGGAAATTGCACCTGCTGTTGCACAGGCAGCTATGGACTCTGGTGTTGCTGATCGACCAATTCAAGACTTCTCTGCTTACCGTCAGCGTCTGTCTGAGTTTGTCTACAACTCTGCGTTCATGATGAAGCCTATTTTTGCTCAAGCAAAATCTGATCCAAAACGTATTGCTTATGCTGAAGGTGAAGACCTACGCGTACTTCGCGCAGTACAAATTGCGGTCGATGAAGATCTTGCAAAACCAATTTTAGTTGGTCGAACTGCGGTTATTGAAGCGAATATTAAGAAGTTAGGCTTACGTCTTGAACATGGTGTAAACATTACTATTGTGGATCAAGAAAAAAACCCTGACTACGAACTGTTTGCAGATGACTACTACACGCTCATGCAACGTAAAGGTGTAACACCTGAATATGCGCAACGTGAAGCACGTCGTCGTTCAACCTTGATCGCGTCGATGTTAGTGAAACATGGTAAAGCAGACGGGATGCTATGTGGTACGTATTCAAGCTACGACATCCACTTAGACTTCGTTAAAAACATCATTGGTAAAAAAGAAGGTCACAACTCTTTCTTTACACTGAATGCGTTAATGCTTGAAGACCGCAACCTGTTCATTGCTGACACTTACATCAATCGAAATCCAACGGCTGAACAACTGGCTGAAATGACTATTTTAGCCGCTGAAGAAGTGCGTCGTTTTGGTATGACACCACGTGTTGCGCTACTTTCTCACTCAAGCTTCGGTTCAGACCAGACTGACCCAAGCGCACAAAAAATGCGTAAAGTGTTTGAGATTTTGTCGCAAATCGCGCCAGAACTTGAAGTTGAAGGTGAAATGCATGCAGATGCAGCATTGGATGAAAACATTCGTAGCTTTGCATACTCAAACTCACGCTTCAAAGGTTCTGCGAACCTATTGATTATGCCGAACTTGGATGCAGCCAACATTTCATTTAACCTGTTGAAATCAACTTCAGGTAATAATGTCACCATTGGCCCTATCCTATTGGGTGCAGCAAAGCCAGTTCATATTTTGACACCGACAACAACAACACGTCGTTTAGTGAATATGACTGCACTGACTGTAGCAGAGATTCAAGAAGCGGAGAAAAACGGCGAATAATTGTTTGTCGTTGTACTCGCATCTTGTGACTTGAGAAAACCTCTATTCTGTAGCATGATGGCTGTAAGAATAGAGGTTTTTTCATGCAAGTTTATTTAGTAGGCGGTGCGGTCCGAGATCAGCTTCTGGGTCACCCCTATCACGAAAAAGATTATGTAGTTGTCGGTGCAATGCCTGAACAACTGCTTGCCCAAGGTTTCCAACCTGTAGGTAAAGATTTTCCTGTTTTTTTACATCCTGAAACCAAAGATGAATATGCGCTTGCCCGCACTGAACGGAAGTCAGGGCATGGTTATCATGGCTTTGAGTTTTATACTGACAGCACCGTTACCCTAGAACAAGATTTAATTCGACGTGACCTTACCATCAATGCCATTGCCATGGATGATGAAGGAACGCTGTATGACCCCTATGGTGGCAAACGCGACTTAGAGCTCCGTGTTTTACGTCATGTTTCCGATGCTTTCGTAGAAGACCCGTTACGGGTCCTCCGTGTTGCACGATTTGCTGCACGTTATAAAACCTTAGGATTTACTGTGGCTGAAGAAACTTTGGCACTGATGCAACAACTCGCAGACTCGGGTGAACTTGAGGCACTGACACCTGAACGCGTTTGGAAAGAAACCTCTCGCGCTCTGATGGAAGATCATGCCGATGAATACTTTGAAGTACTACGTCGCTGTGGTGCTTTAAAAGTGCTTTTTCCAGAAATCGAGGCACTTTACGGTATTCCGCAGCGTCCTGAATATCACCCTGAAATTGACTGTGGTATTCATACCATGATGTCCTTACAACAAGCGTGTCGTGCCAACTACACACTGGATGTTCGTTTTGCTGTTTTAGTGCATGACTTAGGCAAAGCTTTAACACCTATAGACGAGCTACCACGTCATATCATGCATGAAGAACGTGGGGTCAAACCTGTGACTGAGGTGTGTGAACGTCTAAAAGTCCCAACGCAGATAAAACAACTCGCAATTACGGTCTGTAAAGAACATTTGAAATGTCATCAAGCTCTGACCTTAAAACCAGGCACTTTATGGCGCTTATTGCAACGCTTAGATGTACTACGTCGCCCAGAACGGGTTGAAGCCTTTGTGCAGGCCTGTGAATGTGACTCACGTGGTCGTCTAGGACTTGAAGACCGTGAATACCCACAGTCTGCATATATTTTAAAGGTGATGGATGTGGTGCGAAATATCAAAGCACAAGACCTGCCTGCGGATATCAAAGGCTCTGATATTGGTGAAATGCTGATTGAACGTCGAATACACGCAATTGGAGAGCTGAAGGCTCAATACAGTTGAATATTCATAAACAAAAAAAAATAAAGCGCCCTATTTGGCGCTTTATTTTCATTTCACTTATGAAATGGATGCAGGAAAGGTAATCACCTTTTCCAACTGCATGTGTTCAGTTGCAATCATTAATAAACGATCCACACCTAAAGCAATACCAGCACATGCAGTCATTTGAGGCAAAGCAGCCAATAGAAACTCATCCATCGGCATCACATGTAAGCCTAACTTTTCACGTTCAGCATTATCTGCTTCAAAACGTGACCGCAACACCTCCGCATCAATCAACTCATCATAAGCATTGGCGAGCTCTAAACCTTCAATATACAGCTCAAAACGTGCTGCAACCAATTCACCGTCTTCATCTGTTTTGGTTTTAGCAAGTGAAGCTAGCTCTGGTGGAAAATCGGTCAGAAACACGGGCGTATCAAAACCTAAACTTGGCTCTACAAAATGCGAAAACAGTAAATCGATATAACCAAGGCGGTCATCCCCCAAGTCTAAATTTAAGCCCACTCGGTTACAGCAGTCTTTTAATTCTTTCAAACTGGCTTGCAGTGGGTTCAAATCCAGCCGATCCATAAATGCATGCTTATAGCTCAAAATGGTAGGGCGAACCTCTCCAAAGCGTTGTTTTAATGTGACATTCAATAAATCTGTCACTTCAAACATCAAATCCTTCAAGCTGAAATTCGGTCTATACCATTCCAGCATAGTAAATTCACTATTGTGTTTACGACCATGTTCATCATCACGGAAAACTTTACAGATTTGATAAATTGGCCCACTACCACTGGCGAGTAAGCGCTTCATGGCAAACTCAGGTGAGGTCTGCAAATAATGTGTTTGTTGCTTACCTTGCACATGACGCTGCGCTTGAACCGAAGCCAAATGCACATCGGTCACACCAGCCTGAGATAAAATAGGGGTTTCAACCTCAAGCACTTCACGTTCAGCAAAAAACTGGCGAATTTGGCTATACATTTTCGCGCGAGCACGCATGGCTTTTAAGTCACAGGTTGGCTGATAATGGATCACGTCCTGACTCATGCCTTCGGCCCCCCGTGTGCAGCCCATTCACGGCGTAATGGATAAGTTTTTCTTAAATGATCAAAGGCTTTTTGATCGATCACTCCCTCTTTTAAGCAAGCACGTAAGGCTTGGTCATCCCGTGCAATCGGGTAGATTTCATTTAAATGCTTTTGAAGTGCAGATTTCAAATCTTGCCCTTCAAAATACTGCGGGCACACAGGCAACTGCGACTCGAAGCTTTTATGTGCCTCAAACTGAAAGGTTTTACAAAAGGCTTCATAGATCATTTGTGTACCACGAGCTTTACCTTCTAAGCTATAACCTGCGATATGTGGTGTCACTAGACTCACTGCTTTCAACACTTGTTCAGAAATCACAGGCTCATGCTCAAAGACATCTAGTACCACTTTACGCTGTGTTTTTTCGATGTCGGCCAATAAAGCTTGCTCTTCAATCACAGGCCCACGTGCAGAATTAATTAATATTGCTGTCGCTTTCATCGCAGCAAAAGCTTCGGCGTTGAACAAATGATAAGTTGGATGTAGGCTTGTTTTGGTTAAAGGCACATGCAATGAAATCGCATCGGCAGTACTTAATAAGGTATTTAAATCGACCTGCTGAATCGCATCTTGCTGTACAAATGGATCATGGCCAATCACATTCCAGCCCAATAGTTTGGCCATAAAAGCTAAGCGAGAACCGACATTTCCTAGACCAATAATCCCCAAAGTAAAACTTTCTTCAGCGTCCATCAATGCTGGATTTAGATGAAGCAAAGCTGTAATCACATATTCAGCCACCGCCTGCGCATTACAACCTGCAGCATTCGCCCATTGAATCTTCTGTTTTTCAATAGCATGAATATCTAAATGGTCTGTACCAATCGTTGCACTACCCACATATTGAAGTGTAGTGTTATTGATTAATGCTGGATTGACTTGAGTTACAGAACGCACCAACAGTGCTTTGGCATCTACAACATCGGCATGCGTTAAAGTACGCCCTGCTTTGTGCTCAATTTCACCAAATTCGGCAAAAAAATAATCGGTAAATGCGAGATTTTCATCTGCCACGATTTTCATAATGTCTTCCAACGCTTTGTTGGCTCTATGATAACCCTTGCACAAGCCCAACACTATGTTGCTCTGCAATACATCTTAATAAAACAGACACGATGTTTCATCTTAATGGTGAAAAAACTAACCCTTTAAAGACTGGTTTTATCTGGATTTACTACATTCAAATACTGAAAAACATGAAGTCAACTCAGTAAACGTCATGATAGTACAAACAACTAGACAAATAATTATTTACTGCTAGAAAAAAACCTTCTCTCGAACATTTCTGAGAGAAGGCAAAACCTCAAGCGTGTAATAGACTAGATGAATTATTTAGATTTATAAGAAAGTTTCATCCCCACGATATAACCAGTATTGTCCTCAAACTCACCAACAACTTGGCGGCTAGATAATTCACCTTTCGCATCTCCAAACCACATGTAGCGACCGCCTAGACTAAACGCCAACTTTTGGTTGAAGTTATATTTTGCGGCTAATCCTGCACCCCAATAGCCCTGTACTGGACCTAATGTTGGAGCAGGGTCACCTGCACCTGAGTCCCATAGACCTGATACAGAAATCGCGAGCTTTGGTGTCAAACGTTTACCAATGCCCAGTTCAACTGAAGTTTGATCTTCTGAATAGTCAACTAAAGGTAGACCTTTACCTAAGGCTTTTGACGTTGCTGCTTTGAGTACTGGCGGATAGTAAGCAAAATCACTCCATGGTACATAGCGAACTTTTGCATAAACAGCAGTCGTTGCATTGAGACCTGTTTGCAGATTTAAATTCACAGATTCAGGAGTCGTAATTGTACCTGAGTTACTGTGTGAATAATTTCCTGCAAATACAATATCAGCCAAAGGAACATCTTCATCAATAGTTGCTTTATGCTCAACTTCAGAACGATAGGTTAATGAAGCCAAAATTCCCATTTCAGGTTTAGCATAGCTTAGACCTGCAACCCACCCTACAGCGATGTCATCAAAACGGTTGTTATAACCACTATTTGGTCCATAAGTTAAACCACGTAAATGAACATCAGCTTGAAGCTGCTGAAGTACTGGTCCCCCATAAATCATCACATTTTTATTTAGGTTATATCCTAAAAGTGTTGTGATATTTTTCGATTTCACATCTACCCGTGTATTGGCATCTGCTGCTGGGCGGTCTGTTGCAATGAAATTATTATCACCCTCAAACTTTACTTTGGCACCAAAAGGTTCATCATAAATCACCGCAAGGCGTAAGTTCGGATTTATATCAGTTTTTACTGCATAATTAAGCATTCGGAAGTCTTCAGCCATATCTGAAACTTTATTTCCACTGCTGTCTGTACCTGTGATATCAGGTGAAATATAGGTATAACCGACTTCAGCATAAGTGCCAGATTCAAACAAAGCATCAATTTGTTGTGGAGATCGCTCAAGACCCGCAGCATAAGTTTGGCCTGCACATACGGACAGTATCGCTCCAATAAGATACTTTTGATTCAATTTCATTTCTATTCCTTTAGTTGCGTTTTAAAATAGCAAATGCCAACCATTCCTATGAAAAGCACTCACCATATTTGATTAAATCTTGGATGATTTAATCCTTTTTCTGCCTCAAACATGTATTAAGGCGTATTAAACTCTACGACTTGTATGACATATATGTTGGGGATCGGGATCATTAGCATGTTCTTAGATATACATGTTTCAGTGTTAATTGAATTTGAAAATTGATAATGGCGATTCTATTCTTCTGATTCATCATAGCTATTCATCCTTTTAAGCTTTGTTGTCTTGCAATTCACTACAAAACATCTCTCTGTTATTTTCGAATTTTCTATCTCATTACTATCATTCGATTTCGCATCGATATTTTTTAAATATGCTTTAGATTTTAAAGAAACCCACAATCATCCTTAATAGTAGGTTTCTTTAAAAACATGATTTACGATTTTCACTCTGAGACGGAGCATTCAATCTGTTTCAGAAGATTAGCAGTCTTAAAGCGTAGAACAACCATTCGAAAGAATGGTTCTCGAATGGTTTAGTAAAATAAATCATCAAATAGTAAGGTTTTGGGTACCGCTAACATCTGTAGCAACAGCCTACAAAGAATACCTTCAAATCTACTGCTTAAATCTCGACCATCTCAAAGTCAACTTTACATACTCCGCAATCAGGACAGGTCCAGTTTTTAGGAACATCTTGCCATGGTGTACCTGCAGCAATTCCCTCCTGTGGCCATCCGAGTTGCTCATCATAAATCCATCCACAAACCATACATTGGTAGCGCTTCATGTTTAGTCCTCATGTATAAGGGATGACTGAGATAACAATCCCGCAAACTTCTGCTGAATTTTCTGTTTGGCTTTAGGGTAAATATTCATTTTGCTGAAATCGCCTGCATAATGCTCCACCAACCGTTGATCCATCAATTTAAACCACCACTTCGGAATCAGTGCTGGTAAAATCATGGCTCCATAACCTGCTGGAAGCTGGGGGACGTCTTCATAGTTTCTTAGTGTTTGA
This DNA window, taken from Acinetobacter sp. WCHA55, encodes the following:
- a CDS encoding GGDEF domain-containing phosphodiesterase, encoding MPDISTENLDRHLQTAQISHSISHLRFLISSLLILNFYIFCAYHYNFSQNSFYFNLWFFVSEFILSIFWLVNTLYFNPKNHSAKHAHRWIQGICLSIGILVAAGVVCIYYYLPSLSGNFNYTNALLLSALLVIVTQTVCLTYLTQRISYFCLVFIPSITPYVLSQFINFDANHTLFHLTVNFILIVILLCANATNRINQHLSRLSIKNRELKKEAEKQVAWTDDLCKQLQNEVNKSKEIEQQLQLNNQLLEQKVRERTFDVNQINKDLKNKQENLSLAHEISGIRPWDWNIKDRLISLTNHKQEKVLKNSTQHQLQLQYLIHPNDIATFKSAMKSHLRGHSDRYEATYRVQHNNGKWYWVHDTGRVIARDPITQKPLQMVGIRRDIQHEKSNQERLRLAASVLEQAEQGIFILDEDLRYIDVNPFFERLAGFEAAQINGKHLFDIVANYKSHQRTTHSQIIGQLLKKGEYDGELNEKFLSGKELCIWMHLNAVTDEQDHVTHYIGIVSDLTERKLQEQRLSYLENYDTLTDLPNRFYYNYQLHQYLVSQQDSLKQLAIIRLNIDRFRPLNEFLSNNGGDELLRQVAQRLRLTNAEALMVAHLNGDDFAIVYEVSHIRPSVQEHIDRINKAFSLPFDIFGQEHIITLSMGISQYPEHGRQLDYLNNCAEQALSEAKRLGGNATKFYSLSNTVALEEGIYLERDLRLAIQNNELVVYYQPKINFHNQKIYGFEALVRWNHPTKGIVPPGLFIPMAEKTSLISDIGRIVILQTAKQIKEWNKLGFDNICVSVNVVAQQLQRGQLLKDLDEALDRYKISGSSLELEITESTLVENSETVKNLLETIKSRGIHISLDDFGTGYSSLSYLTDFPIDTLKIDRSFISKIGHCKQEAIVSAMIAMGKAMGMTVVAEGIETEQQLSYLQNLECDIAQGYLFSKPLPQLDATQYLRDHLDTPSYTYLI
- a CDS encoding NADP-dependent malic enzyme encodes the protein MDDQSLKQQALYYHEFPTPGKISVTPSKQLVNQRDLALAYSPGVAAPCLEIERDPSTAALYTARGNLVAVVSNGTAVLGLGNIGPLASKPVMEGKGVLFKKFAGVDVFDIEIAENDPDKIVDIVAALEPTFGGINLEDIKAPECFYIEQKLRERMNIPVFHDDQHGTSIIVGSALLNALQLNGKKIEEIKIVASGAGAAALSCLDLLCAIGAKKENIIVADSRGLLTTKREGLDESKKRYVQDIDGTQLADVIADADMFLGLSAAGILTKEMVKLMAKDPIIFALANPDPEILPEHAHEVRDDVIMATGRSDYPNQVNNALCFPYIFRGALDVGATTINEEMKIACVYAIARMAHIEADAASYGEKSASFGRDYLIPRPLDQRLILEIAPAVAQAAMDSGVADRPIQDFSAYRQRLSEFVYNSAFMMKPIFAQAKSDPKRIAYAEGEDLRVLRAVQIAVDEDLAKPILVGRTAVIEANIKKLGLRLEHGVNITIVDQEKNPDYELFADDYYTLMQRKGVTPEYAQREARRRSTLIASMLVKHGKADGMLCGTYSSYDIHLDFVKNIIGKKEGHNSFFTLNALMLEDRNLFIADTYINRNPTAEQLAEMTILAAEEVRRFGMTPRVALLSHSSFGSDQTDPSAQKMRKVFEILSQIAPELEVEGEMHADAALDENIRSFAYSNSRFKGSANLLIMPNLDAANISFNLLKSTSGNNVTIGPILLGAAKPVHILTPTTTTRRLVNMTALTVAEIQEAEKNGE
- a CDS encoding multifunctional CCA addition/repair protein → MQVYLVGGAVRDQLLGHPYHEKDYVVVGAMPEQLLAQGFQPVGKDFPVFLHPETKDEYALARTERKSGHGYHGFEFYTDSTVTLEQDLIRRDLTINAIAMDDEGTLYDPYGGKRDLELRVLRHVSDAFVEDPLRVLRVARFAARYKTLGFTVAEETLALMQQLADSGELEALTPERVWKETSRALMEDHADEYFEVLRRCGALKVLFPEIEALYGIPQRPEYHPEIDCGIHTMMSLQQACRANYTLDVRFAVLVHDLGKALTPIDELPRHIMHEERGVKPVTEVCERLKVPTQIKQLAITVCKEHLKCHQALTLKPGTLWRLLQRLDVLRRPERVEAFVQACECDSRGRLGLEDREYPQSAYILKVMDVVRNIKAQDLPADIKGSDIGEMLIERRIHAIGELKAQYS
- the epmA gene encoding EF-P lysine aminoacylase EpmA; translation: MSQDVIHYQPTCDLKAMRARAKMYSQIRQFFAEREVLEVETPILSQAGVTDVHLASVQAQRHVQGKQQTHYLQTSPEFAMKRLLASGSGPIYQICKVFRDDEHGRKHNSEFTMLEWYRPNFSLKDLMFEVTDLLNVTLKQRFGEVRPTILSYKHAFMDRLDLNPLQASLKELKDCCNRVGLNLDLGDDRLGYIDLLFSHFVEPSLGFDTPVFLTDFPPELASLAKTKTDEDGELVAARFELYIEGLELANAYDELIDAEVLRSRFEADNAEREKLGLHVMPMDEFLLAALPQMTACAGIALGVDRLLMIATEHMQLEKVITFPASIS
- a CDS encoding 4-phosphoerythronate dehydrogenase gives rise to the protein MKIVADENLAFTDYFFAEFGEIEHKAGRTLTHADVVDAKALLVRSVTQVNPALINNTTLQYVGSATIGTDHLDIHAIEKQKIQWANAAGCNAQAVAEYVITALLHLNPALMDAEESFTLGIIGLGNVGSRLAFMAKLLGWNVIGHDPFVQQDAIQQVDLNTLLSTADAISLHVPLTKTSLHPTYHLFNAEAFAAMKATAILINSARGPVIEEQALLADIEKTQRKVVLDVFEHEPVISEQVLKAVSLVTPHIAGYSLEGKARGTQMIYEAFCKTFQFEAHKSFESQLPVCPQYFEGQDLKSALQKHLNEIYPIARDDQALRACLKEGVIDQKAFDHLRKTYPLRREWAAHGGPKA
- a CDS encoding OmpP1/FadL family transporter, with protein sequence MKLNQKYLIGAILSVCAGQTYAAGLERSPQQIDALFESGTYAEVGYTYISPDITGTDSSGNKVSDMAEDFRMLNYAVKTDINPNLRLAVIYDEPFGAKVKFEGDNNFIATDRPAADANTRVDVKSKNITTLLGYNLNKNVMIYGGPVLQQLQADVHLRGLTYGPNSGYNNRFDDIAVGWVAGLSYAKPEMGILASLTYRSEVEHKATIDEDVPLADIVFAGNYSHSNSGTITTPESVNLNLQTGLNATTAVYAKVRYVPWSDFAYYPPVLKAATSKALGKGLPLVDYSEDQTSVELGIGKRLTPKLAISVSGLWDSGAGDPAPTLGPVQGYWGAGLAAKYNFNQKLAFSLGGRYMWFGDAKGELSSRQVVGEFEDNTGYIVGMKLSYKSK
- a CDS encoding rubredoxin is translated as MKRYQCMVCGWIYDEQLGWPQEGIAAGTPWQDVPKNWTCPDCGVCKVDFEMVEI